DNA sequence from the Bradyrhizobium sp. CIAT3101 genome:
TTTCGTACGGCTCGCCGCCGGGGCGTGAAGATTTCTATTTCGTGGCGGGGAAGTGACGGCTGCGTGTGAGGTGCGACGGAAGAGCGCAACCTCCCGCCCCCAAACGGAATTCACCCGCCGGCCGTTGAGGTCAGTTTCCGCACGGATGTGAACATTCGCCCGACTCAGCGAGCGGCGATGTGCTATTTTGCGATCACGAAGGAGCTCGTCAGACCCCGCAGCGCACATTGAGATGGGTGTTCAGATGATCACAATTCCAGAACTGGTCGCGCAGACTCTCGCGTCGTTCTTGACTTCGGACACACGAGATCGATTTGGCTCTTCGCATGCCCGTCTGGCCGAGGTTCTTCCCTTTGCGGCCAGGCTCACATTGGAGTGCATCGGCAACAGCGACGCCCTGTATCACAACATCGAGCACTCGATGCTCGTCACCCTTGCCGGGCACGACATCCTGATGGGGCGAATGCTGTTGCGGCCAACGACAGTCGCCGACTATGCGAATTTCACCCTGGCGTGCCTGACCCACGACATCGGGTATGTGCGCGGAGTCGTTCAAGGCGACAGCGACGATTCCTATGTCGCAGATCTGGAAGGCCGCATGATCAGTCTTCCACGGGGCGCCTCCGACGCCGCGCTCGCTCCCTATCATGTGGACCGCTCGAAATTGTTCGTCCTGGAACGCTTCGACGACGTCGAAGAGATCGAGGCAGGCCGAATTGCCCGAGCCATAGAATTCACGCGCTTTCCCTATTCGGAATCCTCAAACGACAGTCTGATGGAAGAGGAGGGTATGTTGCTTCGCGCCGCCGACCTGATCGGCCAGCTTGGCGATCCCAACTATTTGAGGAAGTCGAACGCTCTGTTCCACGAGTTCGAGGAAATCGGCCTGAACAAGAAGCTCGGCTATGAAACGCCTGCCGACGTCGTCTACAAATATCCGCAGTTTTACTGGAACAACGTTGCTCCACAGATCCAGGCCGCGATACGCTATCTCAACATCACCTCGAGCGGCCGGCAATGGATCGCAAATCTCTACAGCAATGTTTTCCGGGCCGAGCGCGAGCCGGGACTATCGGGTCCGCAACCTTGATGCTTGATCGGGGACGGCGAGCGGGGTTCGGCGTCAAACCACGATGCTCAGCCGCTTCGCCGCGCGCGTGATGCCCGTGTACAGCCATCTTGCGCGGCTGTCCTGAAAGGCAAAGCTCTCGTCGAACAGCACGACGTCGTCCCATTGCGAACCCTGCGACTTGTGCACGGTCAGCACGTAGCCGTAGTCGAATTCGTCATAGGGTTTGCGCTGCTCCCAGGCGATCTGCTCGATGCCGCCTTCGAAGCAGTCGGCGCGGACGGAGACCTTCGTGACCTTGTGCCCAAAGTCCTCGTCGGGCGACAGCCGCATAGAGAGGATGCGCGACTTCGAGCGCGAGGTGTTGCGTGATTTCACGCGCCACAGGCCGCCGTTGAACAGGCCCTTCTTGCGGTTGTTGCGCAGGCAGACCAGCTTGTCGCCGGCGACCGGGAAGGTGTCTTCGATGTTCTGGCGCTGACGCACCCGCATGTTGTAGGCGCGGCGCGTGTTGTTGCGGCCGACCAGCACCTGGTCGGCGCCCATGACGCGATCGGGATCGAGCTCCTTGCGCGACACCACCTCGCTCTCGCCGTAGCGGCCGATGTCGAGCTCGCGGCCCTCGCGCACGTCCATCGACATCCGCACGATCGGATCGTCCTGGGCCTGGCGGTGCACCTCGGTGAGCATCGCGTCCGGCTCGGTGTTGGTGAAGAAGCCGCCGCCCTGGATCGGCGGCAGCTGCGCGGGATCGCCGAGCACCAGCAGCGGGCAATCGAACGACATCAGGTCGCGGCCCAGTTCGGCGTCGACCATCGAGCATTCGTCGATCACGATCAGCTTGGCCTTGGAGGCCGGCGCATCGTCCCACAGCTCGAAACTCGGCTGCTCCTCGCCGGATTCGCGGGCGCGGTAGATCAGCGAGTGGATGGTGGAGGCCTCGTCGCAACCCTTGTTGCGCATGACGAGGGCCGCCTTGCCGGTGAAGGCGGCGAACTTCACCTCGCCGTCGACGCCCTCGGCGATATGCCGCGCCAGCGTGGTCTTGCCGGTGCCGGCGAAGCCGAACAGGCGGAAAATCGGCGGCGTGCCGTTGCGGCCGGGCTTGGCCTTCAGCCAATCGCCGACGGCCTTGAGGGCGGCATCCTGATGCGGAGAGAAATTGGTCATATCTGTCTTGAGGAGGGGCGAAACGAGGCGATTCGCCACCCCCCAAAACTAACCATTCGCCCCAAGGGTTCAAGCAGCGTGAATCCGGTCGCCCGCGGCCCTATTGCCAGCCCGGCACGCCACGCATGTCGGGCAGATGGTGGGCGATGCCCTTGTGGCAGTCGATGCAGGTCTTTTCGCCGGTGAACAGGAAACGCTGGTGCGCCACCGAGGCGCGTGGCGACTGCTTGGTGATGTCCATGGAATCGGCGCTGTGGCAGTTGCGGCATTCCAGGGAATCATTGGCCTTGAACCGCGCCCATTCATGCGCGGCGAGCTCGAGCCGGTGGTCCAGAAACTTTTCTCTGGTGTCGATCGTGCCAAAGATCTTGCCCCAGACTTCCTTCGAAGCCTGCATCTTGCGCGCGATCTTGTCGGTCCAGTTGTGCGG
Encoded proteins:
- a CDS encoding metal-dependent phosphohydrolase produces the protein MITIPELVAQTLASFLTSDTRDRFGSSHARLAEVLPFAARLTLECIGNSDALYHNIEHSMLVTLAGHDILMGRMLLRPTTVADYANFTLACLTHDIGYVRGVVQGDSDDSYVADLEGRMISLPRGASDAALAPYHVDRSKLFVLERFDDVEEIEAGRIARAIEFTRFPYSESSNDSLMEEEGMLLRAADLIGQLGDPNYLRKSNALFHEFEEIGLNKKLGYETPADVVYKYPQFYWNNVAPQIQAAIRYLNITSSGRQWIANLYSNVFRAEREPGLSGPQP
- a CDS encoding ATP-dependent RecD-like DNA helicase, whose product is MTNFSPHQDAALKAVGDWLKAKPGRNGTPPIFRLFGFAGTGKTTLARHIAEGVDGEVKFAAFTGKAALVMRNKGCDEASTIHSLIYRARESGEEQPSFELWDDAPASKAKLIVIDECSMVDAELGRDLMSFDCPLLVLGDPAQLPPIQGGGFFTNTEPDAMLTEVHRQAQDDPIVRMSMDVREGRELDIGRYGESEVVSRKELDPDRVMGADQVLVGRNNTRRAYNMRVRQRQNIEDTFPVAGDKLVCLRNNRKKGLFNGGLWRVKSRNTSRSKSRILSMRLSPDEDFGHKVTKVSVRADCFEGGIEQIAWEQRKPYDEFDYGYVLTVHKSQGSQWDDVVLFDESFAFQDSRARWLYTGITRAAKRLSIVV
- a CDS encoding NapC/NirT family cytochrome c, translated to MTTSADEPKAKRGFILRCWDFAIELWGVLSRPSTVFALGTLVLAGFAAGVIFWGGFNTALELTNTEKFCTSCHEMKDNVFAELKSTIHFTNRSGVRATCPDCHVPHNWTDKIARKMQASKEVWGKIFGTIDTREKFLDHRLELAAHEWARFKANDSLECRNCHSADSMDITKQSPRASVAHQRFLFTGEKTCIDCHKGIAHHLPDMRGVPGWQ